The Oryzias latipes chromosome 1, ASM223467v1 genome contains a region encoding:
- the LOC101156633 gene encoding transcription factor MafG, with translation MTTTNKGNKALKVKREPGENGTSLTDGELVTMSVRELNQHLRGLSKEEILQLKQRRRTLKNRGYAASCRVKRVTQKEELEKQKAQLQQEVDKLANENASMRVELDALRSKYEALQTFARTVARSPAVGVGVRAGGGGGGVASSVIGPLIPGKVATATSVITIVKSKTDARS, from the exons ATGACGACGACTAACAAAGGAAACAAAGCTTTAAAG GTGAAGCGTGAGCCGGGAGAGAATGGCACCAGCCTCACAGACGGAGAGCTGGTGACCATGTCAGTGCGGGAGCTCAACCAGCACCTTCGAGGGCTCTCCAAAGAGGAGATCCTGCAGCTCAAGCAGCGGAGGCGCACCTTGAAGAACCGGGGCTACGCCGCCAGCTGTCGGGTGAAGAGAGTCACCCAGAAGGAGGAGCTAGAGAAGCAGAAGGCCCAGCTGCAGCAAGAGGTGGACAAACTAGCCAATGAGAACGCATCCATGCGTGTGGAGCTGGATGCTCTAAGGTCCAAATATGAGGCGTTACAGACCTTCGCCAGGACTGTGGCACGAAGCCCTGCCGTGGGGGTCGGGGTGagggctggaggaggaggaggcggggtTGCGTCATCGGTCATCGGTCCACTCATACCAGGGAAGGTGGCGACGGCAACAAGCGTGATCACAATAGTGAAGTCAAAGACAGATGCACGGTCTTGA